The Carassius gibelio isolate Cgi1373 ecotype wild population from Czech Republic chromosome B12, carGib1.2-hapl.c, whole genome shotgun sequence genome has a segment encoding these proteins:
- the eif2ak1 gene encoding LOW QUALITY PROTEIN: eukaryotic translation initiation factor 2-alpha kinase 1 (The sequence of the model RefSeq protein was modified relative to this genomic sequence to represent the inferred CDS: inserted 2 bases in 1 codon), whose protein sequence is MGLSSQGRGPRGGIFSLTDTEEDVQFDTSDSDNNCEVLLAGRQYPSIQEFASVIPNQLLLGSLLEHLCFVYEHDPTRSRMLFKVIGQRLAAMNLLSPLAISDEFSTVRLQHNRAFTELLHAASSSLFPQEHRYLSTEGQNLRTKDGLFQAQTSRYLSEFEEIATLGKGSYGKVFKVTNKLDGQEYAVKKILIKKVTRDDCVKVLREVKVLSSLQHPNIVGYHTAWMEHVQPAVKNPKSLVSQTFAALEKPLQKDGCTQESTNSSNGSSIVFEHSEQTEVKENQVALENLSVKPSTSKEEMGHAVCPKNVRNQQNFVPCVFLGKPRATVNKCPVAKWDSSTLSEDDLSQNRLELNNNSSIDMDAPEWSETKAHEVQFHLMLYIQXLCERSLKDWIQERNSRITEGLLMSVDPCESIDSEYTLKILKKILEGVEYIHSCGIMHRDLKPRNIFLHGPECHVKIGDFGLACRNLIMDEHEQLPSSSQAGVNTDSAHTSGVGTFVYASPEQLEGSHYDSKSDLYSIGVIAFELFQPFGTEMERVHTLGELRQGKIPNVLSKNWPLLATYITLLTSTDPSMRPSASQLLQSDLLSTNDMVIHSLKCKIDEQEQEIVQLKRQISELRISQNAIHSPEKI, encoded by the exons ATG GGCCTGTCCTCTCAAGGCAGAGGACCAAGAGGAGGGATATTCAGCCTGACAGATACGGAGGAGGACGTTCAGTTTGACA CCTCAGACTCAGACAATAACTGTGAAGTGTTGCTGGCGGGGAGACAGTATCCATCGATCCAGGAATTTGCCTCTGTCATTCCGAACCAACTGCTGCTGGGATCTCTACTGGAACACTTGTGTTTTGTTTACGAGCATGATCCTACACGCTCACGCATGCTGTTTAAGG TGATAGGCCAGCGTTTAGCTGCCATGAACCTCCTGTCTCCACTCGCTATCAGTGATGAGTTTAGTACGGTGAGACTGCAGCATAACCGGGCATTCACAGAGCTCCTGCATGCGGCCAGCTCATCACTATTCCCCCAG GAACATAGATACTTGAGTACAGAAGGCCAGAACCTAAG AACCAAAGATGGTCTTTTCCAAGCACAGACATCCCGATACCTTAGTGAATTTGAAGAAATTGCAACACTGGGTAAAGGATCCTATGGCAAAGTGTTTAAG GTCACAAACAAGCTTGATGGTCAGGAATATGcagtaaaaaaaattctcatcAAGAAAGTAACAAGAGATGACTGCGTGAAG GTTCTTAGAGAGGTTAAAGTGCTCTCCAGTCTCCAGCATCCCAATATTGTTGGATATCACACAGCATGGATGGAGCATGTTCAGCCTGCAGTGAAAA ATCCAAAATCTCTTGTTTCACAAACATTTGCAGCATTAGAGAAACCTTTACAGAAAGATGG GTGCACACAGGAAAGCACTAACAGCAGCAATGGATCGTCCATTGTTTTTGAACATTCTGAACAAACAGAAGTCAAAGAAAATCAGGTTGCATTAGAGAACCTCTCAGTGAAACCCTCAACTTCAAAAGAAGAGATGGGACATGCTGTTTGCCCCAAAAATGTCCGCAACCAACAAAACTTTGTTCCATGCGTGTTTCTGGGAAAGCCTCGTGCTACGGTAAACAAATGCCCTGTAGCTAAATGGGACAGCTCAACGCTGTCAGAGGATGACCTCAGTCAAAACAGACTGGAACTGAACAATAACTCTTCCATTGATATGGATGCTCCCGAATGGTCTGAAACAAAGGCACACGAG GTTCAGTTCCACTTAATGCTTTATATACA GCTGTGTGAGCGATCTTTGAAAGACTGGATACAGGAAAGAAACTCAAGGATCACAGAGGGACTCTTGATGTCAGTAG ATCCTTGTGAGTCAATTGACTCTGAATACACATTgaaaattttaaagaaaatacttgAAGGAGTGGAGTACATTCATTCCTGTGGTATTATGCATAGAGACCTTAAG CCGAGAAACATTTTCCTTCATGGACCCGAGTGTCATGTGAAGATCGGGGATTTTGGATTGGCTTGCCGGAACTTAATAATGGATGAACATGAGCAGCTGCCCTCCAGCTCTCAAGCAGGTGTAAACACAG ACTCTGCTCACACTAGTGGAGTAGGAACTTTTGTTTATGCTTCTCCAGAACAACTTGAGGGTTCCCACTATGATTCAAAG TCAGATCTGTACAGCATAGGAGTGATTGCATTTGAGTTATTCCAGCCATTTGGGACTGAGATGGAGCGTGTGCACACACTTGGAGAACTACGACAGGGAAAGATCCCAAATGTGCTGTCCAAAAACTGGCCACTTTTGGCCACGTATATCACACTACTGACCAGCACTGATCCTTCAATGCGACCAAGTGCGTCTCAGTTACTTCAGAGTGACCTCTTGAGCACCAATGACATG gtTATTCACAGTTTGAAATGCAAGATTGATGAACAAGAACAGGAAATTGTTCAGCTCAAGAGACAGATCAGTGAACTACGGATCTCTCAAAATGCAATACACAGTCCAGAAAAGATATAA